Proteins from a single region of Weeksella virosa DSM 16922:
- a CDS encoding PSP1 domain-containing protein, producing MGCGSCGTKNGLPKGCNNNGACGVDGCGKLTVFDWLSNMQLPNGQKPFEFVEIRFKNDRKLYYKNENNLSLSIGDVVAVEGNPGHDIGVVTLTGELVRIQMKKKHLSVETEDAKKIYRKANQKDLETWHLYREKETQTMIDSRIIANNLGLEMKICDVEYQGDGSKVTFYYTAEGRVDFRQLIKEYASRFGVRIEMKQIGYRQEAAKIGGIGSCGRELCCSTWLTDFRSVSTAAARYQQLSINSQKLAGQCGKLKCCLNFELDTYLDALTDIPTIDTKLLTVNGLANCVKVDVFKRVMWFSYDTGSVLWYRFPVEDVKEFIRLNKENQKIDSLEELSKNIMETKPVFTDVIEEDSLERFDRKNKSQNKRNRQNRQRNSKESNPKQSTQSTRQRKPQNRTATSGKQQVPSTPSKPEEENKTLHKQRRRKPVPVKNKTEQRTNPIKKQDVQPTKKNTHQGQNTVQHGKQEQKSKPKKRYNRGPQNRKKD from the coding sequence ATGGGATGTGGATCATGCGGAACCAAAAATGGCCTCCCGAAAGGGTGTAACAATAATGGAGCTTGTGGCGTAGACGGTTGTGGAAAACTAACCGTTTTTGATTGGTTGAGCAATATGCAATTACCAAATGGTCAGAAGCCGTTTGAATTTGTTGAAATTCGATTCAAAAACGATCGAAAATTATATTATAAGAACGAAAACAACTTATCTCTTAGCATCGGCGATGTCGTTGCAGTAGAAGGTAATCCTGGTCACGATATCGGGGTTGTTACACTAACCGGAGAGCTGGTTCGAATACAAATGAAAAAAAAGCACCTATCTGTAGAAACAGAAGATGCGAAAAAAATATACAGAAAAGCCAACCAAAAAGATTTAGAGACTTGGCATTTATACCGCGAAAAAGAAACTCAGACCATGATAGATTCGCGTATAATAGCAAATAATCTTGGTCTAGAAATGAAGATTTGCGATGTAGAATACCAAGGAGATGGCAGCAAAGTAACCTTCTATTACACCGCAGAAGGCAGAGTCGACTTTCGTCAACTGATCAAAGAATATGCAAGCAGATTCGGTGTACGAATAGAAATGAAACAAATTGGATACCGACAAGAAGCAGCTAAAATTGGTGGTATTGGCTCTTGCGGACGAGAATTATGCTGTTCTACATGGTTGACAGACTTCCGATCTGTTAGCACAGCTGCTGCTCGATACCAGCAACTATCCATCAACTCACAAAAACTAGCTGGACAATGTGGGAAACTAAAATGCTGTTTAAATTTTGAGCTCGACACTTATCTAGATGCACTAACCGATATTCCTACCATAGACACTAAACTGCTTACTGTAAATGGTTTAGCAAACTGTGTAAAAGTAGATGTTTTCAAACGAGTAATGTGGTTTTCGTACGATACAGGAAGTGTTTTGTGGTACCGATTCCCAGTAGAAGATGTAAAAGAATTTATTCGATTAAATAAAGAAAATCAGAAAATAGATTCTTTGGAGGAATTGTCTAAAAACATCATGGAAACTAAACCGGTATTTACAGATGTGATAGAGGAAGACTCATTGGAACGTTTTGATCGTAAGAACAAAAGTCAGAACAAACGAAATCGCCAAAATAGGCAAAGAAACAGCAAAGAATCGAACCCAAAACAGTCGACGCAATCAACACGCCAGAGAAAACCTCAGAACCGTACTGCGACATCAGGCAAACAGCAAGTACCTTCTACCCCGTCTAAACCGGAAGAAGAAAACAAAACGTTGCACAAACAGCGAAGACGCAAGCCAGTTCCTGTAAAAAACAAAACAGAACAAAGAACCAATCCCATCAAAAAACAAGACGTACAGCCTACCAAG